The sequence ATTCGTTGCCACCTTTGGCAATTCTACAAATTCTTGTAAACTTGTTAGTACTCTAGTGGtataatttcaaaattaattactTGTACATAATCTACTAGCATTTCTACAGAGGAATACATAATTGTTTAAGGTattgtagtttattttggacGTAAGGTTACGCCTTAAAAAAGGCGCTCCATTTCTTCTATGGAAAACAATCTGCTTGATTCATTTACCAAATCTAGAATTTTGCATTCACCGTGAACTGTGTGAGCAAAGTTTTAGGATAAATTATTTTCCAATAATATACCTTTTCCATTAGAATCATTCACCCTACTATATTGTTATTGTTTCATAAATAAAATCTTAGACTAATAAGTGTTTACTTTTTTGTTACCTTAATCCCATATCAACATAAGTCACACATTTTGAGgggcactggtacttttactTAACCTACATTAAACGTCTCGGCTCGCCAGTCGCCAGCATTATtgccaagaacgatttaatactggactgacaaagcccatacaaaaaaccgtacccctgaaatgtgtgggccttttaggcttaaaactagatggcgctccTCTACGTATAAAGGAAGATTAGGAACCTCCTGTGTGTGCTGCCTACTATTTTACTACTCTCCTACTTGGCTCGTATCATAAAGTGGCCTAAAGTTCATGATAGGGTTGGCTTTCGCCCTGCTGAGCAGGGTGGCAGCATATATGCACTAAtgctataaaatttatttttctactcccgaactgttattcgtcatttacagggtcgtgcatagatcgttaaaaccctacgtaaaagatgcccgcccacgcatacgatatagctcttaaagtattgttaggtagcctttaagggatatagcgtgggtgcgcggggcgccgggggttgcggcggcgcgggggagtgcgagcgacagggtgagtgcaggatcattacagaggacaagtcaaaatacagggaacagtgcgaatttcacgaaagttattctagaaaactattaaaaagtaagtgcatggtcgtagaaaaagtattgtatgcaacggtgtttaactgagtcaaaaaatactcgtggcgtcttaataacaattttcggcttcgcctcaaattattacccacgccactcctcttttttgacctcctttaaacgtctgttgcataaaatactataaatttatGTTATGGCTATTTTAATTTTCAAACTTGCAAGGCTCACAGCAGTTagactccgcgcacacgggcgacaaaactgttttgtctccatcgctcggtctatgggctagtatgaaggtgcgcacacgaggcgacgcaacttttcatacaaatacgaaagttgccgagcaactttgtcgcccgtgtgcgcggagccttaTAAAAAACAccttatggcccctgtacacacatggccaacggttccaccagccctttgtgaaaccccttggccaagataagagccgctgtttacacattggcgaaccaatcacttggcattggctcttcatgaaagatggacgtggaatgaaaaaatctaggaaattcttggtcatagacgttgtcagaaaaaaaatattaaaaaataataaccccgtagtaaaattaaattatttgcaatattaacaattttttgaatattctgataagaacatttatcttttaggaaatacattaaacatttgcaaggttattttatttcctaaaatctacactattattggcatagataaacttattattttcgtaaatatatcactactgtcctctctgacggctgacgaccaactgaatgaagcgccaacgtgtaaacgcagttggccattggcgccaagatcctttgatgtgtggacaaaaaaccgacacgaatcggttggccggcaagcgcaagcgccaactgccaacttacggccaagtagccctctacacacatggccaagggggttggtggaactgttggccatgtgtgtacagcggccataacaaCTCACACAGTGTAAACAAAACGCATGACGCCATGCCACGTCACACTGACATTTTGACAATGACAAAACTGAAACTGACAGTTTCCCCCCGTTCCCCTCAGTGCAGTGAACGACCGGGTCTGCAAGTACAAATGAATAATTTTGGGGTCACTATCTAATCGATAGATTTGACTAATATAATTGTATTCCAGATAGCACCCGGCTTGTAGAAATTTACGTTAAATGTTAATAAAATGGCAGAGTTTTTAAAAGGACTGCTGCTCTCCGTTTTGTCGGAAAACTGTTACAacgaatattttaacaactacAACTTTCTcgatggtaatttttttttgcatgcTTCACTTAAACTTTCTTTTTAGTTCTTATATTCAGCATTCGTATACATTGATTTAAATTAGCTTAGTTTTCTATAAAAAAGTAACAATTAATCGATAAATCCTCCAGTAAAGAAAAATGCTATAAAATAATGAAGTACTGATATAACATTCAATGCTTGCTTTTTACTGACAACGTTGTTCAATACTAATTTGCTACATACAATTATTTTCCAGTTCCCTGTTTTAAGAGTACACTGAGCAAAGGACTGGGTATTGGAATCATAGCTGGTTCCATACTGGTGAAGGTGCCGCAAATCTTGAAGATTCTTGGTAGCAAAAGTGCAGAGGGCATTAATGTATATGGAGTGTACCTGGAGCTGTTTGCCATCACTGCTAACTTTGCTTACAGTTATGTTATGAGCTTTCCATTTAGGTAATTCAGTACCTTATTATTGTTTAATGTGTTGTGTCTGGCAGTAAAAATGTTGCCAGAGATACAGATATATTCTGCTATTGGGCAATAATTCCTTAAATTCAACAAAAGGATATTTTTAACTGCACTAAgaaccagttgcatcaaccgcatttgacagacacattgtcaatttgtcactcggcagaggtctatggaacttctcatatAATAACATTGAATGAATGCTTTaatggtgacagacggtttggtgcaaccggccctaaatctGCAAAACAATCCACTCACTGTATCATACCACATAACtcatgtttctttttttttaagtttcactaagctgaatttttttttctagtgcCTGGGGTGAAGGGACATTCTTAGCAATTCAGACTGCAATAATTGCAGCACTAGTATTGCACTATGGAGGTTCCACTGGAGGGGCTACAATATTCCTCGCCACTTATGCAGGCCTAGTATCAGTTCTAGTCAGCGGCTACACTCCAACAGATATTCTGTGGAATATGCAAGCCATTAATGTTCCTATTATCCTTATTGCTAAGGTGAGTAATGTAACACATTCACTGCTAGGAACCAACCTGGTGGGTGGGTGCttgtgaactttgctcagatgccagACAACCCACTAGGCaggttaagctgagtttagttagctgcaagttttgagacagaagtatatgcaagaaagagatgcagatatttgccactcactcttacctgtagttgtgtctcaaaacttgcagcagtaacttgctggtctaaactcagctttagatAAAAAATTGTTTCAGGATTAGTGCGCCATTTTTGGCCTGGCATCAAAGTGTTAATGTGTATGTGGAACAACTATTCTATTACTGAGTCTTGCTGCTAGCTAGCACAAATAATATTGTACATTGGCTTGTTATTGCTGTCCTTCACATGATGTCGGTCAATGACACTTGGAGTAGGATAGCAATATCATTATGTGCATACAATAGAAATTGGAACAGGCAGGTCAATGTCCTTTCAATTCTTCCTCCTTAGCTTACTCAACATAACTACCGTTATCTTATTTAGACTTATACATATCAGTCTGTGTTTTTTAGACTTATACATATCAGTCTGTTGCAAGCAATAATTTGAACAACtagattaattttaataaaaattttagatttttttaaatcagaTTTATTAATGGATAGTAGTTTCTCAATAAAATACAATCATTTACAAGTTGTTGGGATGATTTGTTTATAAACTATCTGTGCCTaacataaaatttttttttcagtcaaTTCAAGTAATCACAAATTACAAAAACGGCAGCACAGGCCAACTATCAGCTGTCACCGTGTTACTTCTGTTTGGCGGCTCCGTCGCCAGAATATTCACGTCCATTCAAGAGACCGGAGACTCCATAATCATTCTAACGTACTGTGTGTCTACTGCGGCGAATGCTGCGCTGGTCCTCCAACTGCTCTGGTACTGGAATGTCGACAAAACTACTAAGAGTAAGGGAAAGAAGAAGAGAAAGACAACATAAGTTATTATGTACATTAAAATGTCTTAATGCAATGAACAAGTAcatgaataataatatatttataaagatatgatttattatttttctactattAGGGTTATTTCCCTTTGATATTGaaacaacatttttttcctAAGAGTTTATTGAAAGtcagattttaaaaatataggcaGAGTCTGAAGAGCTCTTCATTCTCGTAAGAGTAAATACAAAATCTAAAATTGAGGCAAAGGACTACCCAAAGCTGTAGTTTAGTATGTAATTCAAAAACCAAACATGACTATGATacctattatacatatacagtACTAGGTATCATATCATCATTATccctaaaaatctcaaaaacATGATTCACAATAAATTTTGTACTCTGGTACTATTTGAATGTACCAGTATTTTGACTTGTAATTCTTCTCTTGAGATCTTTATAGTGGTAAAAACCATATTCATAGCTTATTCAGCAATGGCCTTTATTTGGGGTGTAAATTCAAATTGAATAAAgaaaaggattttttttatttttaaagaataaccTAATAAATACATTAATTCAATATTAACCCTGGCTGTACTGGTACTACTATGTGTTCAAAATCTCCTGCCGGTTTACTGCCAATTTGCACATTCTGTGAATTCTGTCCAACATCTGGGGGCTTTTCCATTATCAATTCCCAGCGACgtttttcacattttttgaaTTTGCATCCTAGTTTATCTTTCATGATTCTACGCAATGTAGCCATTTGTCCTGGAAAATTTAACTCATTCTTGGCAGcaaataggattttttttaaagatatggGTTGATTCTGTGTTTGAAATCTGTGGATGATATTTCTTATGTTTTCTATCATAGCATCATCTATACCCAATCTCTTTTTGGGATTTTTTCTTTTTCGAGTTGGGAAATTAATTATGTCTGCTTCTCCATCATATAATCCAGCTGCTTTGATTCTCTCTGCTTCTTTTCTTATTCGTTGGAGTGTGCGCTCTCCCACGCCTGTAGCGATAGCGGCACGTTCCAAGGCTCGTTCTACtggcaataaaacatttttgtttttcttctCCATATCAAAGAAAGTCAAAACTTTGTATAACACATTACGCACGTCGTTACTTAGTACCTTTCCTTTTCCCATGGCTATAAACGATTGATCGTATTGTAATGTGTAATTATCGCACTATAtcaaaactgtttgttcagcaAGAACCGAAATCCGATATGTAGTATAAATCAGTTTATActatctaataaataataaacgtaGTTCTTTCAAATATTATTCTTTATCATAAATAGCACAGCAAAGCGTCTTGGAGGAACTGTCAATCAAATGTCATGGGGAATCACTTTTTAACAAATTTATTATCTGTTGGATGCAAGTTTTTTAGCCACATAGATAACGGctatactttgtcaaacaagtctgtcagtaaataagaacaaagaaaactatatgcatccttttctttagggtgctagagaaaaggatacctacagttttctttgttcttatttactcacagacttgtttgacagaatatattatttttttatattactgttattacattttttttaaattaataaatgggaaagtgtgtgtgtttgtccgtcttttacggcaaaacggagcgacaaattgacgggGTTTTTCAAGTAGAGATGTTTACCCTAACGTTTGTACCCTAAGTACGCACTTACCAGCTCGCAATCACTCCAATGGTGGGAAAATGccgacaacagggtcgagtggaggcctttgtccagcagtgggacacagcgtctaattaaaaaaaaaatcgctctaaaatttaataaaatatatcatGGGgatcatgacccccccctcctctgggcacgaagctggatcagCGCTTGTCCAAATATGGGGCACTGGCCCTAAAGGCATAGGGAATATATTTCCCACCTAATTTTGAACTCTATGTCATAAAGAGAGCGTTCAATTTTGCATATGCCTTATAAAGGGCAAGGCCAGGCAAGGCAGAAGGCATGAGGGCGTGCCTTATTAATAATGTCGTTTATAAACTTCGTGATTCAGTGCTCTTTGGGGCAAGGAAGGATTCCGTTTGTAGGCTAAAAAAGGgcaatacataaaaaaaaaacaacttagtgttcattgtttattattattaatattttagtacCATCTTAATTAACACATCTATCGAGATGTAACACTCATGGAATGGCCTTCATTAGAATAATGACAAGCTACATTTGATTGCAGTTAATTTTGACACCAATTTTCTCGTTTGACTAATGAAAATACCTACAGTACTCATAAAACTATATTTACAGCTAATCCTcaaggatttgtgttaaaatgggtAATGCGAGTGAATAAGAAGTCAGCACCCTAACCAATATAGTATAGCCTAGGGATTTTAAAACGTTGGTTGAGGAGTTATTCTTTGGGGGCGGGTTCAGAGGGTTTTTCATCAGTGTGGTTCCTTTCGGGTTCGTTCCCGTCCGCCCATTTGCCGTCGTACTCCTTGCGGTCGACGTATCTCTCTTCCTCGTATTCGCCCTCGCTGCGATGGCTGTCGCGTTCAGAGTAGCGGGAGTAGCTGCAAATTAGGAACACATTATTCTTAGGCGCAACACCTTACAGGGTATTTAACAACTCGGGCAGCAACTATGGCAACAAAGTGACAGTTGATTTACCCAAGCATCTTATAGTAAGGACTTGAATGAGAGGATTCCTACttctttttctttattttttgtaatttgtaacgTAGTCAGAGTTACCATGGATGTTCCTTCATTCAAGGGATGGCCAGCATTAATAGTAGCGGTTAACAATTGCAACATAAGTTATAAGTTACACCTCTACAGTTGGCGTTAAAAAGTATCAGCTATTGTAGTTTGTTTAGAACTTTTTATTTGGTATTGGTATTCTAATTTTGTCATGTAATGTTCCGTTCTTAGGACGAGAGTTCGGTTCGGAGTACGATATATTCTGGCCTTGTTTTCTTTACGCTTGCACTGACCTGTCCCTATCCTTGTCTCGCCTTTCGGGGCTGTAGGAGCGCGAGCGGCGCGTCCTGTCGGGGCTGCGCGAGCGCGAGTACCGTCCGCCGCGGCGGTCGCGGAAGTCTCGGAATCCGCCTCTGTAATAATAAACACCATTAatatatacagcgcgtaaacctaataagggcgataaatgaaaccaggcatataattcaatattgttatcattaattaagaggtgtttttgagttacttttaattttcaccccataatgaatttttgaaaaatttcccagcagcaatgtactgtaaacgtggttgcgatgacaatcaatgacaactatcaacgagcggttaacgcgagtgtgtttgcattacgttgcgggccgaattcttttgtatggataaaaaaaatatttcaatttcaagtaaaagttatctaattccattttttatgtcctatactcaccaccgttaagaggttcgcccgtattaggtttacaccctgtatataaataaatattgggggacaccttacacagatctacctagccccaaactaagcaatgcttgtatgtactatgggtactaggcgacgatatatacttaaatagataaatacatacgtatatacatagaaaacatccacaaataaatgcccttaccgagattcgaacccgggaccgcggctcagcaggcagggtcactacgcgctaggccagaccggtcgtcgatatGATCACCACAGAGTCGGAGAAAATTTATTATACGAAGAGCGAGGAAAGGTACGAAGTGCACAGGTGGGAAGCGTCGTTGTTCGTCATGGTGGAAGTTGTTGCTGCGGCGGCGCTCGGCACCATTCAAAATGTAGTAAACGCGACCGGTACCATTATTGTATCTTATTCAAGACTACTTGTAGTGTGTTGTGTGTGTTCCGTATCTCATTACCTGAAATCCTCCTCCGCCTCGCCCACGCCTCAGCTCGAAGGGTCGTTAGCGACCTACGATCTGCCTCGACTGCGGTTATCTCGATAATTAGATTGGAATCGTCGTCGGTCGTCGCGGCGGAAGTCGTCGCCTCCCAGGCCGCGGCCGGCACAATTGAAGGTGTAAGGCGCGGTCGTTATACTTGTTGTAGTCTGTTTTAGACCACGTTAGTGTGTGAGCCGTTGGATGAGCTCACCTGAAAGGTCTCCCGCGGCCGCCTTGCCCGCGGCGGGGCCGGAAGGGGCGTCCGCCGCGGCTGCGGTTGTCGCGCCAGTCGGGCTGGAAGCGGCGCTGGTCGTCGCGGCGGAAGTCGttgccgccgcgcccgcgcccgcgcccggcgCCGTTGAAGGTGTGGAAGCGCGGCCGGTAGTACGTGCCGCGCTCGaagccgccgcgcccgcgccagtTGCCGCGACGGTTGAAGCGACGGAATCTAGACAGAGTACAATTTTAGTCAATTTAAAGAATGTAATGATCGTATCCGAAGGTTAAATCTTAGTCTCGGTACGTAAAAGCCGACGGAActgaat is a genomic window of Leguminivora glycinivorella isolate SPB_JAAS2020 chromosome 6, LegGlyc_1.1, whole genome shotgun sequence containing:
- the LOC125227125 gene encoding mannose-P-dolichol utilization defect 1 protein homolog, whose translation is MAEFLKGLLLSVLSENCYNEYFNNYNFLDVPCFKSTLSKGLGIGIIAGSILVKVPQILKILGSKSAEGINVYGVYLELFAITANFAYSYVMSFPFSAWGEGTFLAIQTAIIAALVLHYGGSTGGATIFLATYAGLVSVLVSGYTPTDILWNMQAINVPIILIAKSIQVITNYKNGSTGQLSAVTVLLLFGGSVARIFTSIQETGDSIIILTYCVSTAANAALVLQLLWYWNVDKTTKSKGKKKRKTT
- the LOC125227126 gene encoding uncharacterized protein LOC125227126; protein product: MGKGKVLSNDVRNVLYKVLTFFDMEKKNKNVLLPVERALERAAIATGVGERTLQRIRKEAERIKAAGLYDGEADIINFPTRKRKNPKKRLGIDDAMIENIRNIIHRFQTQNQPISLKKILFAAKNELNFPGQMATLRRIMKDKLGCKFKKCEKRRWELIMEKPPDVGQNSQNVQIGSKPAGDFEHIVVPVQPGTRAVGGPAQHSPQ